A region from the Haliaeetus albicilla chromosome 16, bHalAlb1.1, whole genome shotgun sequence genome encodes:
- the DDB1 gene encoding DNA damage-binding protein 1, translated as MSYNYVVTAQKPTAVNGCVTGHFTSAEDLNLLIAKNTRLEIYVVTAEGLRPVKEVGMYGKTAVMELFRPKGESKDLLFILTAKYNACILEYKQNGDSIDIITRAHGNVQDRIGRPSETGIIGIIDPECRMIGLRLYDGLFKVIPLDRENKELKAFNIRLEELQVIDVKFLYGCQAPTICFVYQDPQGRHVKTYEVSLREKEFNKGPWKQENVEAEASMVIAVPEPFGGAIIIGQESITYHNGDKYLAIAPPIIKQSTIVCHNRVDPNGSRYLLGDMEGRLFMLLLEKEEQMDGTVTLKDLRVELLGETSIAECLTYLDNGVVFVGSRLGDSQLVKLNVDSNEQGSYVVAMETFTNLGPIVDMCVVDLERQGQGQLVTCSGAFKEGSLRIIRNGIGIHEHASIDLPGIKGLWPLRSDSHRETDNTLVLSFVGQTRVLMLNGEEVEETELTGFVDDQQTFFCGNVAHQQLIQITSASVRLVSQEPKALVSEWKEPNGKNISVASCNSNQVVVAVGRALYYLEIRPQELRQISCTEMEHEVACLDITPLGDTNGMSPLCAIGLWTDISARILKLPSFELLHKEMLGGEIIPRSILMTTFESSHYLLCALGDGALFYFGLSLETGLLSDRKKVTLGTQPTVLRTFRSLSTTNVFACSDRPTVIYSSNHKLVFSNVNLKEVNYMCPLNSDGYPDSLALANNSTLTIGTIDEIQKLHIRTVPLYESPRKICYQEVSQCFGVLSSRIEVQDASGGTTALRPSASTQALSSSVSTSKLFSSSTAPHETSFGEEVEVHNLLIIDQHTFEVLHAHQFLQNEYALSLVSCKLGKDPNTYFIVGTAMVYPEEAEPKQGRIVVFHYSDGKLQSLAEKEVKGAVYSMVEFNGKLLASINSTVRLYEWTAEKELRTECNHYNNIMALYLKTKGDFILVGDLMRSVLLLAYKPMEGNFEEIARDFNPNWMSAVEILDDDNFLGAENAFNLFVCQKDSAATTDEERQHLQEVGLSHLGEFVNVFCHGSLVMQNLGETSTPTQGSVLFGTVNGMIGLVTSLSESWYNLLLDMQNRLNKVIKSVGKIEHSFWRSFHTERKTEPATGFIDGDLIESFLDISRPKMQEVVANLQIDDGSGMKREATVDDLIKIVEELTRIH; from the exons ATGTCCTACAACTACGTCGTGACGGCACAGAAGCCGACGGCCGTGAACGGCTGCGTTACCG GGCACTTCACCTCAGCGGAGGATTTGAACCTGCTGATCGCCAAGAATACACGACTGGAGATCTATGTGGTGACAGCGGAGGGGCTGCGGCCCGTCAAGGAGGTGGGGATGTACGGCAAGACTGCCGTCATGGAGCTCTTCCGCCCCAAG GGGGAGAGCAAGGATTTGTTGTTCATCCTGACAGCCAAGTATAATGCCTGCATCCTCGAGTACAAGCAGAACGGGGACAGCATTGATATTATAACCCGTGCCCATGGCAACGTGCAG GATCGTATTGGCCGTCCCTCAGAGACCGGCATAATTGGCATCATTGACCCAGAGTGCCGGATGATCGGCCTGCGGCTCTATGATGGCCTCTTCAAGGTCATTCCCCTGGACCGGGAGAACAAGGAGTTAAAGGCTTTTAACATTCGCCTGGAAGAGCTCCAAGTCATCGATGTGAAGTTTCTCTATGGCTGTCAGGCTCCAACCATCTGCTTCGTCTACCAG GACCCTCAGGGTCGGCACGTCAAGACATACGAGGTGTCCCTGCGTGAGAAGGAGTTTAACAAAGGTCCTTGGAAACAGGAGAATGTAGAGGCTGAAGCCTCCATGGTCATCGCAG TGCCAGAGCCTTTTGGAGGTGCGATCATCATTGGGCAGGAGTCTATCACCTATCACAATGGAGATAAATATCTAGCTATAGCTCCACCTATCATCAAG CAAAGTACGATTGTGTGCCACAACCGTGTGGATCCCAACGGATCTCGTTACTTGCTGGGGGACATGGAAGGACGCCTTTTCATgctgctcctggagaaggaagaaCAGATGGACGGCACTGTCACCTTGAAGGACCTGCGTGTGGAACTGCTTGGTGAG ACATCCATTGCAGAGTGTTTGACCTACCTGGACAATGGAGTTGTGTTTGTCGGCTCTCGGCTTGGGGACTCACAGCTTGTGAAG CTCAACGTGGACAGCAATGAGCAGGGCTCCTATGTAGTGGCTATGGAGACCTTCACCAACCTCGGTCCCATCGTGGACATGTGTGTGGTAGACCTGGAAAGACAAGGCCAAGGCCAG CTGGTCACATGCTCGGGTGCATTTAAAGAGGGTTCACTGCGGATCATCCGGAATGGCATTGGGATTCATGAGCACGCCAGCATTGACTTGCCGGGGATTAAAG GCTTGTGGCCCCTGAGGTCAGACTCTCATCGTGAAACGGACAATACATTGGTGCTGTCCTTTGTTGGCCAGACCAG GGTTCTTATGTTAAATGGAGAGGAAGTAGAAGAGACGGAGCTCACAGGGTTTGTGGATGATCAGCAGACTTTCTTCTGCGGCAATGTAGCACATCAGCAATTGATCCAG ATCACCTCTGCCTCTGTGAGACTGGTTAGTCAGGAGCCCAAAGCCCTGGTGAGTGAGTGGAAAGAGCCCAATGGGAAGAACATCAGCGTGGCTTCCTGTAACAGTAACCAGGTAGTGGTGGCTGTGGGACGAGCCCTGTACTACCTGGAGATCCGACCCCAGGAGCTGAGGCAGATCAG ctGCACAGAAATGGAGCATGAAGTTGCCTGCCTGGACATCACCCCTTTGGGGGACACTAACGGCATGTCCCCACTCTGTGCAATCGGGCTCTGGACTGACATCTCTGCCCGCATCCTAAAGCTGCCTTCGTTTGAACTGCTGCACAAGGAGATGCTGGGAGGAG AAATTATCCCTCGCTCCATCCTGATGACGACCTTCGAGAGCAGCCATTACCTTCTGTGTGCCCTCGGGGATGGAGCTCTCTTCTACTTTGGGCTCAGCCTTGAGACAG gcttGCTGAGTGATCGGAAGAAGGTGACCCTTGGGACCCAGCCCACCGTCCTGAGGACTTTCCGCTCTCTGTCCACCACCAATGTGTTTGCCTGCTCTGACCGCCCCACCGTCATCTACAGCAGTAACCACAAGCTGGTATTCTCCAATGTCAACCTGAAGGAGGTGAACTACATGTGTCCCCTCAACTCGGATGGGTATCCCGACAG cctGGCGTTGGCCAATAACAGCACTCTGACAATCGGTACCATTGACGAGATTCAGAAGCTACACATCCGCACGGTTCCCCTCTATGAATCGCCCAG GAAGATCTGCTACCAAGAAGTGTCACAGTGTTTCGGCGTGCTCTCCAGTCGTATCGAGGTGCAGGATGCCAGTGGGGGCACCACTGCTCTCAGACCCAGTGCCAGCACCCAG GCCCTGTCCAGCAGTGTGAGCACCAGCAAGCTGttctccagcagcacagcaccGCATGAAACGTCCTTCGGAGAGGAGGTAGAGGTGCACAACCTGCTCATCATAGATCAGCACACCTTCGAAG TGCTTCACGCTCACCAGTTTCTGCAAAATGAGTACGCCCTCAGCCTGGTCTCCTGCAAGCTTGGCAAGGATCCAAACACCTATTTCATCGTGGGCACTGCCATGGTATATCCTGAGGAGGCAGAGCCTAAACAGGGCCGCATCGTTGTCTTCCACTACTCTGACG GGaagctgcagagcctggctgaGAAGGAGGTCAAAGGGGCTGTGTATTCCATGGTGGAGTTCAATGGGAAGCTGTTAGCCAGCATCAACAGCACG GTGCGCCTGTATGAGTGGACAGCAGAGAAAGAGCTGCGCACAGAGTGCAACCATTACAACAACATCATGGCGCTCTACCTGAAAACCAAGGGAGACTTCATCCTTGTGGGAGATCTGATGCGGTCTGTCCTTCTCCTTGCGTACAAACCCATGGAGGGAAACTTCGAGGAG ATTGCCCGGGACTTCAATCCGAACTGGATGAGCGCTGTGGAGATCTTAGACGATGACAACTTCTTGGGAGCAGAGAATGCTTTCAATTTGTTTGTGTGCCAGAAGGACAG TGCGGCCACGACTGATGAGGAGCGTCAGCACTTGCAGGAGGTGGGATTATCCCACCTGGGAGAGTTCGTCAATGTTTTCTGTCATGGGTCTCTGGTCATGCAGAACCTGGGTGAGACCTCCACACCAACACAGGGCTCCGTTCTCTTCGGCACAGTCAACGGCATGATTG GACTGGTGACCTCGCTGTCAGAGAGCTGGTACAACCTCCTCCTGGACATGCAGAATAGGCTGAATAAAGTCATCAAGAGCGTGGGCAAGATTGAGCACTCCTT CTGGAGATCGTTTCACACCGAGCGCAAGACAGAACCGGCTACAG